A single Chryseobacterium sp. DNA region contains:
- the dtd gene encoding D-aminoacyl-tRNA deacylase codes for MKIVIQRVSEASVKVDGKTVGEIGKGVMILAGIDENDEKTDADWLVQKILNLRIFGDEEGKLNLSVKDISGEILCISQFTLIADYKKGNRPSFIKAAKPDKAVPLFDYFKEQLVRSGLKTESGIFGADMKVSLTNDGPVTIVMDSVTKG; via the coding sequence ATGAAGATTGTTATACAGAGAGTTTCTGAAGCCAGTGTAAAAGTAGACGGAAAAACCGTTGGTGAAATAGGAAAAGGAGTAATGATCCTGGCAGGCATTGATGAAAATGATGAAAAGACAGATGCCGACTGGCTGGTACAAAAGATTTTAAATCTCAGAATCTTTGGTGATGAGGAAGGAAAACTTAATCTTTCAGTAAAGGATATTTCAGGAGAAATTCTTTGTATCAGCCAGTTTACATTGATTGCTGATTATAAAAAAGGTAACCGTCCGTCTTTTATAAAAGCAGCCAAACCGGATAAAGCAGTTCCTTTATTTGATTATTTCAAAGAACAGCTGGTCCGGTCAGGGCTAAAAACCGAAAGCGGAATTTTCGGGGCCGATATGAAAGTGTCCCTGACCAATGACGGCCCGGTTACCATCGTCATGGATTCGGTCACAAAAGGCTGA
- a CDS encoding T9SS type A sorting domain-containing protein, translating into MKSTTFLIICSLLISTLSFAQTSTEIFETESNGSSSFTDNGVIFNIISHVSVFDIQANFPGTGWSGTANDNRYIDNSNNTAFPPSFSIKTTSNLFKVNRFWMYLSALNLDLSVAGSLTVTGKLSGITKFTSTKSTGFATSLGSTNGYTLIDLTNLNGQNYSNIVIDELQITANGGYRYAGFDAFTWVKDSNIVLSTAETKSIHKEMSIYPNPTKGPLSIKAEKAADAQVYSPDGKMVKTIPVKKGMNETNISDLPNGVYFIKTARESTKIIKK; encoded by the coding sequence ATGAAAAGCACTACTTTTTTAATCATCTGTAGTCTGCTCATTTCTACATTATCATTTGCGCAGACCAGTACAGAAATATTTGAAACTGAATCCAATGGAAGTTCTTCTTTCACAGACAATGGAGTAATATTTAATATCATTTCCCACGTAAGTGTTTTTGATATTCAGGCCAACTTTCCCGGAACAGGATGGAGCGGCACAGCAAATGACAATCGATATATTGATAATTCTAACAACACTGCATTTCCTCCATCTTTCAGTATTAAAACGACTTCTAATTTATTCAAGGTAAACAGGTTCTGGATGTATCTTTCCGCATTGAATCTGGACCTCAGTGTAGCAGGAAGTCTTACGGTAACAGGAAAGTTAAGTGGAATCACCAAGTTTACCTCAACAAAATCTACCGGATTTGCAACAAGCCTAGGCAGTACAAACGGATACACCCTGATTGACCTGACTAACCTAAATGGCCAAAATTACTCAAACATCGTTATTGATGAATTGCAGATTACGGCCAACGGAGGATACAGATATGCAGGTTTTGATGCTTTTACCTGGGTAAAAGACAGCAATATCGTATTGAGTACCGCAGAAACGAAAAGTATTCATAAAGAGATGAGCATTTACCCTAACCCTACCAAAGGACCGCTGTCAATCAAAGCAGAGAAAGCTGCTGATGCACAGGTATACAGTCCGGACGGAAAAATGGTAAAAACCATTCCTGTAAAAAAAGGAATGAATGAAACGAATATTTCAGATCTTCCGAACGGGGTTTATTTTATCAAAACTGCTCGTGAATCCACAAAAATCATCAAAAAATAA
- a CDS encoding outer membrane beta-barrel family protein: MKPIFALIITLFCIKLSFSQKQDTLKDKQSLNQIEAIVLKSQKPIIERQLEKTVFQVEKSITNTGITVLEVIRKIPGIQISQEGQLSLNGKNGVTVLIDGKSTYLSADDLSILLNSMQASTLQTIEVMSNPTSKYDAGGNSIINIIKKKNYTEGFSGSINGTLRNGYYGDFNIGTVLNYQNKYINLSFNNTYTLTKSFFNRDVTSNIFSHQSLLKKQISDNDNISTNRSYLPSLNADFYLSKKSTLSLNSSLAVLSGKSLTSSDMNTFNGQDDLIEKQVFNGIGNSHPLNFSAGLHFNHKMDTLSKQISFDINYSSYENRPQQFNNTMINYSIHEQPSEKNILLNQYRKLNIYAINADYIYPLANKGKLETGVKFSYVKVNNENSFYNVIGGQNKIDSLQSSYSINTENINAAYINYSQTWKKISMQAGIRSEQTVMRGERFPEHRVAQNYLQIFPTLFLSYTLNSDNSFILRMGRRVERASYSQMVPFKRPLTPTLYFQGNPLLQPQTSIHSEIGWTWKNSIFLTMSYDAYRNYIQTLPYADSNQTTITRIPTNIRGVQAWNMEISYSKKILNWWSANYSISLYRNYFKGSVEQFSLNNNGITSLSLNANNSFTINNKFSIAIDFEHNSRRQLATSSFGPYSILNIGIKYQMLHNKATLSLVGSNLLQSESHDAIDHYENLNQSSYWNYYTRSVRLSFNYRFGLGKSSSQNKSNSEEQQRAGN, translated from the coding sequence ATGAAACCTATTTTCGCTCTTATCATCACCCTGTTCTGTATAAAGTTATCCTTTTCACAAAAACAAGATACCCTAAAAGATAAGCAATCCCTTAACCAGATAGAAGCAATTGTTTTAAAAAGTCAAAAACCTATTATTGAACGGCAACTGGAAAAAACGGTATTTCAAGTGGAAAAGAGCATCACCAATACCGGAATCACGGTATTGGAAGTCATTCGTAAAATTCCAGGGATACAAATCAGCCAGGAGGGGCAACTATCACTAAACGGTAAAAATGGTGTGACGGTATTAATTGATGGTAAATCAACCTATTTATCAGCTGATGATCTTTCCATCCTATTAAACAGCATGCAGGCCTCAACATTACAAACAATAGAGGTCATGAGCAATCCTACATCGAAATATGATGCAGGAGGAAATTCTATCATTAATATTATAAAAAAGAAGAATTATACGGAAGGTTTCAGTGGAAGCATCAATGGAACTCTACGAAACGGGTATTATGGAGATTTTAATATAGGAACGGTTTTAAATTATCAGAATAAATATATTAATCTATCTTTCAATAATACTTATACTTTAACTAAGAGCTTTTTCAACCGTGACGTTACCAGCAATATCTTTAGCCATCAGTCTTTGCTGAAAAAACAGATCTCTGATAATGATAATATCAGTACCAACAGATCTTACCTTCCTTCTTTAAATGCAGATTTCTATCTTTCCAAAAAATCAACACTTTCTCTGAATTCCAGTTTGGCCGTACTATCCGGAAAGAGTCTCACCAGTTCGGATATGAACACATTCAATGGTCAGGATGATCTGATTGAAAAACAAGTTTTCAATGGTATTGGCAATTCTCATCCTTTAAATTTTTCTGCAGGATTACATTTTAATCATAAAATGGATACATTGAGTAAACAGATTTCTTTTGACATTAACTATTCCAGTTATGAGAACAGACCACAGCAGTTCAACAATACAATGATTAACTATTCAATACATGAGCAACCTTCTGAAAAAAATATTCTTCTAAATCAATATCGGAAACTCAATATTTATGCAATTAATGCAGATTATATTTATCCCTTGGCTAATAAAGGTAAATTAGAAACAGGTGTAAAGTTCAGTTATGTAAAAGTAAATAATGAAAACAGCTTTTATAATGTCATCGGAGGACAAAACAAAATTGATTCTCTTCAAAGCAGCTATTCCATCAATACGGAAAATATCAATGCCGCTTATATCAATTACAGCCAAACCTGGAAAAAAATTTCTATGCAGGCAGGTATTCGTTCGGAACAAACTGTTATGAGAGGGGAACGGTTTCCAGAACACCGGGTAGCTCAAAATTATCTTCAGATATTTCCGACTTTATTTCTGAGCTATACGTTAAATTCTGACAATAGTTTTATTTTACGAATGGGCAGGAGAGTTGAACGGGCTTCCTACTCTCAAATGGTACCTTTCAAAAGGCCGTTAACCCCTACTTTATATTTCCAGGGGAATCCGTTATTGCAACCGCAGACCTCTATTCATTCAGAAATCGGATGGACCTGGAAAAACTCTATTTTCCTGACCATGAGCTATGATGCTTACCGCAATTATATCCAGACTCTCCCTTATGCAGACAGTAACCAAACCACGATCACACGTATTCCTACCAATATTCGGGGAGTACAGGCCTGGAATATGGAGATTTCCTATTCAAAAAAAATATTGAACTGGTGGTCAGCGAATTACAGTATATCTTTATATCGTAACTATTTTAAAGGATCAGTTGAGCAATTCAGCCTGAATAATAACGGAATTACCTCTTTATCTTTAAATGCAAATAACAGCTTTACAATAAACAATAAATTTTCAATAGCGATAGATTTTGAACATAATTCCAGACGACAATTGGCAACCTCATCATTTGGTCCTTACTCAATCTTAAATATTGGTATTAAATACCAGATGCTGCATAATAAAGCAACACTCTCACTTGTTGGAAGTAACTTACTTCAAAGTGAGAGTCATGATGCTATTGATCATTATGAAAATCTGAATCAAAGCTCTTATTGGAATTATTATACGCGTTCCGTCAGATTAAGTTTCAATTATCGGTTTGGTTTGGGAAAATCAAGTTCTCAGAACAAAAGCAATTCCGAGGAACAGCAAAGAGCTGGTAATTAG
- a CDS encoding enoyl-CoA hydratase/isomerase family protein: MNEFVASEIKNNIAEITFGTPKSNSLPGAILEKLAQTILEEGAKDEVKAIVVKSEGEKAFCAGASFDELLAIEELEASTTFFGGFANVLNAMRNCGKIVVVRVQGKTTGGGVGIACGADYCFATKDSALALTEINLGIGPFVIGPYVERKIGKSQFSAMAIDADFRSADWAEQHNIYHSVSDTIQEMDEKLEKFLQTLASRSSDALALIKKVSWEGTDHFNELMPARIHMSASLILEDSAKKNIEKIKERLRQK; the protein is encoded by the coding sequence ATGAACGAATTCGTAGCATCAGAAATTAAAAACAATATCGCCGAAATTACATTCGGAACGCCTAAAAGTAATTCTCTTCCCGGAGCCATTTTAGAAAAACTGGCTCAGACTATTTTAGAAGAAGGGGCTAAAGATGAGGTAAAGGCTATTGTAGTAAAAAGTGAAGGTGAAAAGGCATTCTGTGCAGGAGCCAGCTTTGATGAGCTTTTAGCCATTGAAGAACTGGAAGCTTCTACAACATTTTTCGGAGGTTTTGCCAACGTTTTAAATGCAATGAGAAACTGTGGAAAGATCGTGGTGGTAAGAGTTCAGGGAAAAACAACAGGAGGAGGAGTAGGAATTGCCTGCGGCGCTGATTACTGTTTTGCCACTAAAGATTCTGCATTGGCCCTTACAGAAATTAACTTGGGAATTGGTCCGTTCGTAATCGGTCCTTATGTAGAAAGAAAAATTGGAAAATCACAATTTTCTGCTATGGCGATTGATGCGGATTTCAGATCTGCTGACTGGGCTGAACAGCACAATATCTATCACTCCGTTTCAGATACTATCCAGGAAATGGATGAAAAGCTGGAAAAATTTTTACAGACATTAGCGTCAAGAAGCAGTGATGCCTTAGCCTTAATTAAAAAGGTTTCATGGGAAGGAACAGACCACTTCAATGAATTAATGCCTGCAAGAATTCATATGAGTGCAAGCCTGATCCTGGAGGATTCAGCAAAGAAAAATATCGAAAAGATCAAAGAAAGGCTTCGCCAGAAATAA
- a CDS encoding phage tail protein produces MEEYIGIVKLFAGNFAPRGWMFCDGSLLRISTDSALFSILGTTYGGDGINTFALPNLKGRMALGAGNANTNENYPLGVTAGTTQNTILSSNLPSVGSGFQLKVANKNANSSTPTAASSIAISGTQVGRDFNVVPSFVNDANPDTAINGQSISFVGQNLPVNNMPPYLGLNYIICVEGIYPPRS; encoded by the coding sequence ATGGAAGAATACATTGGAATTGTCAAATTATTTGCTGGAAACTTTGCTCCTAGAGGATGGATGTTTTGTGACGGAAGTTTATTAAGAATCTCTACGGATTCTGCGTTATTTTCAATCTTAGGAACTACGTATGGCGGAGACGGTATAAATACTTTTGCACTGCCTAACCTTAAAGGAAGAATGGCTCTAGGGGCAGGAAATGCGAATACTAACGAAAATTATCCTTTGGGAGTAACAGCAGGAACGACTCAAAATACTATTTTATCCTCTAACCTTCCGAGTGTCGGCAGCGGTTTCCAACTCAAAGTAGCCAATAAGAATGCCAATTCATCCACTCCTACAGCAGCCTCATCCATCGCTATCTCCGGAACACAGGTGGGAAGAGATTTCAACGTGGTACCCAGCTTCGTTAATGATGCCAATCCTGACACTGCCATTAATGGCCAGAGCATTTCTTTTGTCGGACAAAATTTACCCGTAAATAATATGCCTCCTTATCTGGGCTTAAATTATATCATCTGTGTTGAAGGTATTTATCCTCCACGCAGTTAA
- a CDS encoding GLPGLI family protein, producing MDMALHSNTMVEINGKDFSLPKIKHSVFHNNNDVLVSSQIGRDLFTFKTDALYWNTNLIGTKNMLGYKCNKASVLFNGRAYIAWYTKEIPISEGSL from the coding sequence ATGGATATGGCTCTGCATTCAAATACTATGGTTGAAATAAATGGGAAAGATTTTTCTTTGCCTAAGATTAAACATTCTGTTTTTCATAACAATAATGATGTCTTGGTTTCCAGTCAAATAGGAAGAGATTTATTTACTTTTAAAACTGATGCTCTTTATTGGAATACTAATCTTATAGGTACAAAAAATATGTTAGGATATAAGTGCAATAAAGCCTCTGTACTATTCAATGGTAGAGCATATATAGCTTGGTATACCAAAGAAATTCCCATTTCAGAAGGTTCCTTATAG
- a CDS encoding DUF4153 domain-containing protein, giving the protein MKTHHYIFLTAALFVIVFYDQDMGLNLGILGMIYAVLTLYKTAGKNKTGTLYTLFGTSILSSMAFAWYGDFSSFLAVVSSLLLLSYKSKNSKMKILFLIPVFILNGFTSFCRFFDFDKWLPQRNVSGLWQKTLAFILIPLLLVSVFFGIYSAGSDHFAALFTGYELDINLWQVFCLSVMGFFIAFNYWNFTVEKLIYKKHHVLNNDFQKDAQAPKATYSFLDLSSERMSGVISFFSLNILLVFFIITYNYEQFYELPKTPVQLSEETHQRVNAVIMSIIMAILVILFYFKSGFNFDPKAGLMKILAKIWIFLNAVLVLSAAAKNYEYIVNYAFTYKRLGVFAFLILSLIGLILTYIKIKRQKRNAFLFNTMAWYFYGTIVVCSVVNWGGFITSQNMKRKDFTVDYHLESVNFSEKELLKYAREKNNLQLKKNLEKKIKYERSKTFFSKIIYYQTIQ; this is encoded by the coding sequence ATGAAAACACATCATTATATATTTCTTACAGCTGCCTTATTTGTTATCGTATTTTATGACCAGGATATGGGGCTGAATCTTGGAATTCTGGGAATGATCTATGCGGTGCTGACTCTGTACAAAACTGCCGGAAAAAATAAAACCGGAACCCTGTACACTCTTTTCGGAACCAGTATTCTATCGAGTATGGCTTTCGCATGGTATGGAGACTTTTCATCCTTTCTGGCAGTTGTAAGTTCACTTCTCTTACTTTCCTACAAATCAAAGAACAGCAAAATGAAAATACTTTTTCTGATTCCGGTTTTTATCCTGAACGGTTTTACCTCATTCTGCAGGTTTTTCGACTTTGATAAATGGCTGCCTCAAAGAAATGTCTCCGGATTATGGCAGAAGACATTGGCTTTTATCCTGATCCCGCTTTTGCTGGTATCTGTTTTTTTCGGAATATATTCAGCGGGAAGTGATCATTTTGCCGCTCTTTTTACCGGTTATGAACTGGACATCAATCTGTGGCAGGTCTTCTGTCTCTCTGTTATGGGATTTTTTATTGCCTTTAATTATTGGAACTTCACCGTTGAAAAGCTGATCTATAAAAAACACCATGTCCTGAACAATGATTTTCAAAAAGATGCTCAAGCTCCAAAAGCCACCTATTCTTTCCTCGACCTTAGCTCTGAAAGGATGAGCGGAGTGATTTCTTTCTTTTCACTTAATATTTTGCTGGTCTTTTTTATCATCACCTATAACTATGAACAGTTCTATGAACTGCCCAAAACGCCCGTTCAGCTTTCAGAAGAAACCCATCAAAGGGTAAATGCTGTGATCATGTCTATCATCATGGCGATCCTGGTGATCCTCTTTTATTTTAAATCCGGGTTTAATTTTGATCCTAAGGCCGGTCTGATGAAAATCCTTGCCAAAATCTGGATCTTCCTGAATGCTGTTCTTGTTCTTTCAGCTGCCGCAAAAAACTATGAATATATCGTTAATTATGCATTCACCTATAAAAGACTCGGGGTTTTTGCTTTTCTGATTTTATCCCTGATCGGGCTGATTTTAACCTATATTAAAATTAAAAGACAAAAAAGAAACGCCTTCCTGTTCAATACAATGGCGTGGTATTTCTATGGAACTATTGTGGTGTGCAGCGTGGTCAACTGGGGAGGCTTTATCACATCCCAAAATATGAAGCGTAAAGATTTTACTGTTGATTATCATTTGGAATCAGTCAACTTCAGTGAAAAAGAACTGTTGAAATACGCCAGGGAGAAAAATAATCTGCAGCTTAAAAAGAATCTGGAAAAGAAAATTAAATATGAAAGATCCAAAACTTTCTTTTCAAAGATCATTTATTATCAAACGATACAATAG
- a CDS encoding LytTR family DNA-binding domain-containing protein, whose product MKKIKCLLVDDEPLSIALLESHIRQLDFMEVTATCSNAVKALEMLKQTHFDLMFLDIQMPKITGLGLLKTLNNPPSTIITTAYREYALEGYDLDIVDYLLKPITFERFFKAVERYLRNASIEEKTSAILPEADLCFYVKSGHRYLRLHVEEVLYIESARDYVKIFTTEGTVISKYKISDLEKELSGKGFLRIHRSFLVNLKKVVAFTKNDVEIGKIELPIGDRYREFVYHALNADILRKL is encoded by the coding sequence ATGAAGAAAATTAAATGTTTACTGGTAGATGATGAGCCTTTATCAATCGCATTATTGGAGAGCCATATTAGACAACTCGATTTTATGGAAGTAACGGCAACATGTTCTAATGCAGTTAAAGCTTTAGAAATGTTGAAACAAACACATTTTGATCTGATGTTTTTAGATATTCAGATGCCGAAGATTACCGGATTAGGGCTATTGAAGACATTGAACAATCCTCCCAGCACTATTATTACCACCGCGTACCGGGAATATGCACTAGAAGGATATGATCTGGATATTGTGGATTACCTGCTGAAACCCATAACTTTTGAACGGTTTTTTAAAGCGGTTGAAAGATATCTGAGAAACGCTTCCATTGAAGAAAAAACTTCTGCAATTTTACCTGAAGCAGATTTGTGTTTCTATGTGAAATCAGGACATAGATATCTACGATTGCATGTTGAAGAGGTCTTATATATAGAAAGCGCCAGAGACTATGTCAAAATATTTACAACAGAAGGAACTGTAATTTCAAAATATAAGATCAGTGATCTGGAAAAAGAACTTTCAGGAAAGGGTTTTTTGAGGATTCATCGTTCCTTTCTGGTAAACCTGAAAAAAGTTGTCGCTTTCACCAAAAATGATGTTGAGATCGGGAAAATCGAGCTTCCTATTGGTGATCGTTACCGGGAGTTTGTCTATCATGCTTTGAATGCTGATATTTTGAGAAAGCTGTAA
- a CDS encoding Coq4 family protein, producing MKKIRVRFLLFVYDKTQKLYRTYFKKKKRQWQFNEKQLLSFQEDSLGRKLGEFYRKHGFSMIPKMENHDVHHLITGCGTNFEDEVAMQYLLLGNGKLNAHLLAAIVLGTVILPEYAAIYTKAYKKGQNMRTFHHWDFEELLWQNFEHLKDFIQQKDAVVLY from the coding sequence ATGAAAAAAATACGCGTTCGCTTTCTGCTTTTTGTGTATGATAAAACTCAAAAATTATACAGAACATATTTTAAAAAGAAAAAAAGACAATGGCAGTTCAATGAAAAGCAGCTGCTGAGTTTTCAGGAAGATTCCCTGGGAAGAAAACTGGGTGAATTTTACAGAAAGCATGGCTTTTCTATGATCCCTAAAATGGAAAATCACGATGTTCACCATCTGATTACCGGCTGCGGAACCAACTTTGAAGATGAAGTCGCCATGCAGTACCTTCTGCTGGGAAACGGAAAACTCAATGCACATCTTTTGGCTGCTATCGTGTTGGGAACGGTTATCCTGCCTGAATATGCTGCAATTTATACCAAAGCATACAAAAAGGGACAGAATATGAGAACATTCCATCACTGGGATTTTGAAGAGCTCCTGTGGCAGAATTTTGAACATCTGAAAGACTTTATTCAACAGAAGGATGCCGTTGTACTTTATTAA
- a CDS encoding transcriptional regulator encodes MIKINQLNKEFESRVRLGIMSVLMVNDWVDFSEMKGLLEITDGNLASHSNALEKVGYIEVKKEFVGKKPKTSYRVTQSGRQAFTEHLDALEKLLGR; translated from the coding sequence ATGATAAAAATAAATCAACTCAATAAAGAATTTGAAAGTCGTGTAAGACTGGGCATTATGTCTGTTCTTATGGTGAATGACTGGGTTGATTTCTCAGAAATGAAAGGATTGCTTGAGATCACGGACGGTAATCTGGCGAGCCACAGCAATGCATTGGAAAAAGTTGGGTACATCGAGGTAAAGAAAGAATTTGTAGGAAAGAAGCCTAAGACATCGTACCGCGTGACCCAGAGTGGCAGACAGGCATTTACAGAACATCTGGATGCACTTGAAAAATTATTGGGACGGTAG
- a CDS encoding SMUG2 DNA glycosylase family protein — MNSTFADQVITFNKNLQYTGALPEGFDVLNPYLDNPETMDVMKKFYHKYYNDSNKRKFIIGINPSRHGAGVTGVPFTDTKRLESICGIKMKSAHTHEVSSVFMYDMIAEYGGPEMFYKEIYINSPFPLAIVRKTKNGWLNANYYDDKKLFEAVKDFMIDSLKKHISLNLDTSEVFILGKKNAGFISKLNKEAQLFDTMTVLEHPRYIQQYKSKEKQLYIDKYILALKK; from the coding sequence ATGAATTCCACTTTTGCAGATCAGGTCATAACTTTCAATAAGAACCTTCAGTATACAGGAGCGCTTCCTGAAGGTTTCGATGTCCTAAATCCGTATCTGGATAATCCTGAAACCATGGACGTGATGAAAAAGTTTTATCACAAGTATTATAATGATTCAAACAAAAGAAAATTTATTATTGGGATTAATCCCAGCCGTCACGGAGCGGGTGTTACCGGCGTTCCGTTTACCGATACCAAAAGACTCGAAAGCATCTGCGGGATAAAAATGAAATCGGCCCATACTCATGAAGTTTCTTCTGTTTTTATGTATGATATGATTGCGGAATATGGCGGACCGGAAATGTTCTATAAGGAAATCTATATTAATTCTCCATTTCCTCTGGCTATCGTAAGAAAAACTAAAAATGGATGGCTTAATGCCAATTATTATGATGATAAAAAGCTGTTTGAAGCAGTAAAGGATTTTATGATTGATTCATTAAAGAAACACATCAGTTTGAATCTGGATACTTCGGAAGTTTTTATCCTTGGGAAAAAAAATGCCGGTTTTATTTCAAAATTAAACAAAGAAGCCCAACTGTTTGATACAATGACCGTTTTGGAACATCCCAGATATATCCAACAGTATAAATCAAAAGAGAAACAGCTCTACATCGATAAATATATCCTGGCGCTGAAAAAATAA
- a CDS encoding sensor histidine kinase gives MKLLDGIISLHQRHHIASHILFWVGIYMFSIVSENYTEHENLLSFSRAVFLGLTLITQIITAYFLAYFIIPMLFNTEKYGVVVLYFIVGMYIICVVSRMINIYIHEPLVGISPKPYENLTEIFTNIKKLFFIYFIRNISVALVFLFVKLLIDQFEMQKLTLTLAKDKAETELKHLKTQLNPHFLFNTLNNIYSLSLSSSQSASPAIARLSHLLDYILYRCDQPFVPLSSEIELLQNYIELERLRYGDHLELNFETDTPDEIEIAPLVLLSIVENAFKHGVSNDLNSSYIHIKAIQNNSVFEFEVENSVPLSIDQKIDKKNKGIGLVNLKQRLELIYGENYQLIIEDQKEKFKVTLILRSPLDQNVIYT, from the coding sequence ATGAAACTATTAGATGGGATTATATCCCTGCACCAACGTCATCATATAGCTAGCCATATCCTTTTTTGGGTAGGGATCTATATGTTTTCCATCGTAAGTGAAAACTATACAGAGCATGAAAACCTTTTGTCATTTTCCAGAGCCGTTTTTTTAGGGCTGACCCTTATTACTCAAATTATAACAGCTTATTTTCTGGCTTACTTCATCATTCCAATGCTTTTTAATACCGAAAAATATGGGGTAGTGGTGCTGTATTTCATAGTTGGAATGTATATTATTTGTGTAGTTTCCCGAATGATCAATATCTATATTCATGAGCCATTGGTTGGAATTTCTCCAAAGCCCTATGAAAACCTGACTGAAATATTTACCAATATTAAAAAATTATTTTTTATTTATTTCATCCGTAATATTTCTGTGGCATTGGTTTTCCTTTTCGTAAAATTACTTATTGATCAATTTGAGATGCAAAAATTGACTCTTACTTTGGCAAAGGATAAAGCCGAAACAGAATTAAAGCATTTGAAAACACAGCTCAATCCACATTTTTTGTTCAATACACTCAACAATATTTATTCTTTGTCCTTATCTTCGTCTCAGTCGGCATCCCCAGCTATTGCCCGGCTCAGCCATCTATTAGATTATATATTATACCGCTGTGATCAGCCTTTTGTCCCCCTGTCTTCGGAAATCGAATTGCTACAAAATTATATTGAACTGGAAAGATTGCGGTATGGTGATCACTTGGAGTTAAATTTTGAAACCGATACTCCTGATGAAATAGAAATTGCACCGCTGGTGCTGCTTTCAATTGTTGAAAATGCTTTCAAACATGGAGTCTCCAATGATCTGAATTCCTCATATATCCACATTAAAGCCATACAAAACAATTCTGTTTTTGAATTCGAAGTAGAAAATTCCGTACCCTTGAGTATTGACCAAAAAATTGATAAAAAAAATAAAGGAATAGGCTTGGTAAACCTTAAACAGCGATTGGAACTTATCTATGGGGAAAATTATCAGCTCATTATTGAGGATCAGAAAGAAAAATTTAAAGTAACTTTAATTCTGAGATCTCCCTTAGATCAGAATGTTATATATACGTAA